One genomic region from Lonchura striata isolate bLonStr1 chromosome 23, bLonStr1.mat, whole genome shotgun sequence encodes:
- the LOC110468157 gene encoding uncharacterized protein LOC110468157 gives MSIAASNTSMRVPAGFRNLLEGLAREVLREQPTNVVAFAAQHFQKLLEQREAGGTDPVAWGAMLEDDRLTWPPSKDLKEAKDMEGEQGAPGGAGSTHSSGSLDGDRDGDRDDGRDGEGGGGDGDEVWDGDKAGGSSGDSARNSDVSGTEMLTEMMVMMMMMMMVVAKRKASGSAQLATCAGRAAGEARSCRSPSPAAGRPPPSAMDCCNEGACTKLDEDILDIPLDDPDANAAAAKIQASFRGHMTRKKIKGGEIDRKTKDAECANSTRGGDLRNGD, from the exons ATGTCTATCGCCGCCTCCAACACCAGCATGAGGGTGCCCGCCGGCTTCCGGAACCTGCTGGAGGGGCTGGCGCGGGAAGTGCTGCGGGAGCAGCCCACCAACGTGGTGGCCTTTGCAGCACAGCACTTCCaaaagctgctggagcagagggagg CTGGTGGCACTGACCCGGTGGCGTGGGGAGCCATGCTGGAGGACGATCGTCTCACCTGGCCTCCTTCCAAG GACCTGAAAGAGGccaaggacatggagggggagcagggagcaccaGGCGGTGCAGGCAGCACGCACAGCTCTGGATCACT GGATGGTGacagagatggggacagggacgatGGTAGGGATGGAGAAGGTGGTGGAGGTGATGGGGATGAAGtatgggatggggacaaggctggtggcagcagtggggacagtgccagAAACAGTGATGTCAGTGGGACAGAAATGCTAACGgagatgatggtgatgatgatgatgatgatgatggtggtgGCAAAGAGGAAG GCAAGCGGCTCCGCTCAACTTGCCACCTGCGCCGGGAGAGCTGCCGGGGAAGCGAGATCCTGCCGGAGCCCCTCGCCCGCCGCTGGCCGCCCACCGCCCTCCGCCATGGACTGCTGCAAC GAGGGAGCCTGCACAAAGCTGGACGAGGACATCCTGGACATCCCTTTGGACGACCCTGATGCCAACGCGGCAGCTGCCAAGATCCAGGCTAGTTTCCGTGGCCATATGACCCGCAAGAAGATCAAAGGGGGTGAGATCGATCGGAAAACCAAGGACGCCGAGTGCGCCAACAGCACCCGCGGCGGCGACCTCCGCAACGGCGACTAG
- the PUS3 gene encoding tRNA pseudouridine(38/39) synthase: MAEESTATDHEQLLRRVQELEVEVKRLQEKLHEDKEGAGKREAPPAPGKARKRQQRPFDFAAHSRRHVALRIAYLGWGYQGFASQENTPNTIEEKLFEALKKTRLVDDRQTSNYHRCGRTDKGVSAFGQVISLDLRSSLPEGQQLNGHGGEGQQEELRYTHILNRVLPPDIRVLAWAPVGPEFSARFSCLSRTYRYFFPCAQLDVALMDSAAQRYVGTHDFRNLCKMDVANGVLNFQRTILSARVTWVDGGGEARPRDPFRLCQFEVTGQAFLYHQVRCMMAVLFLIGQGMESPDVIDELLNVEKNPRKPQYSMAVEFPLVLYDCEFPDLQWLYDPEVQGFNVTHLQQLWASHAVKTHVLRAMLAGLDAAPMATAKDPGSSLVPWGELQPPLHSQISGFVEGVQARTYKPLLARPRCEGLEARIEHFVRRGRIEPPAGKRGSSAAPEQLPKRICADPE; this comes from the exons ATGGCTGAGGAGAGCACGGCTACTGACCATGAGCAGCTCCTGAGGAGGGtgcaggagctggaagtggaGGTGAAGCGGTTGCAGGAGAAGCTCCACGAGGACAAGGAGGGTGCTGGGAAGAGAgaggctcctccagcccctgggaaaGCCAGGAAACGCCAACAACGGCCCTTTGATTTCGCTGCCCACAGCCGCAGACATGTGGCACTGCGCATCGCCTACCTGGGCTGGGGCTACCAGGGCTTTGCCAGCCAGGAGAACACCCCCAACACCATCGAGGAGAAGCTCTTTGAAGCCCTGAAGAAGACACGGCTGGTGGACGACAGACAGACATCCAACTACCACCGCTGCGGGCGCACGGACAAGGGTGTCAGCGCCTTCGGGCAG GTGATCTCCCTGGATCTCCGCTCCAGCCTGccagaggggcagcagctcaACGGCCACGGGGgcgaggggcagcaggaggagctccGTTACACCCACATCCTGAACAGGGTGCTGCCGCCCGACATCCGGGTGCTGGCCTGGGCCCCTGTGGGGCCGGAGTTCAGCGCCCGCTTCAGCTGCCTGAGCCGGACCTACCGCTACTTCTTCCCCTGCGCCCAGCTGGACGTGGCCCTCATGGACAGCGCGGCCCAGCGCTACGTGGGCACCCACGACTTCCGCAACCTCTGCAAGATGGACGTGGCCAACGGGGTGCTCAACTTCCAGAGGACGATCCTCAGCGCCAGAGTGACATGGGTGGACGGGGGAGGAGAAGCCAGGCCACGGGATCCCTTCCGGCTGTGCCAGTTCGAGGTGACGGGGCAGGCGTTCCTGTACCACCAAGTCCGCTGCATGATGGCCGTGCTCTTCCTCATCGGGCAGGGCATGGAGAGCCCAGATGTCATTGATGAGCTGCTGAACGTGGAGAAGAACCCCCGGAAACCACAGTACAG CATGGCGGTCGAGTTCCCCCTGGTCCTGTACGACTGCGAGTTCCCAGACCTGCAGTGGCTCTATGACCCAGAGGTGCAGGGCTTCAACGTGACACacttgcagcagctctgggccagCCACGCCGTCAAAACCCACGTGCTCCGGGCCATGTTGGCAGGGCTGGATGCTGCTCCCATGGCCACAGCAAAAG ATCCAGGGAGCAGCCTGGTGCCCTGGGGTGAGCTGCAGCCCCCGCTGCACAGCCAGATCAGCGGCTTCGTGGAAGGGGTGCAGGCCCGCACCTACAAGCCGCTGCTGGCCCGGCCCAGGTGCGAGGGGCTGGAGGCGCGGATCGAGCACTTCGTGCGGAGGGGCCGCATCGAGCCGCCCGCGGGCAAgcgcggcagcagcgccgccccCGAGCAGCTGCCCAAGAGGATCTGCGCGGACCCCGAGTGA
- the RPUSD4 gene encoding pseudouridylate synthase RPUSD4, mitochondrial has product MAAGGGAARRCWWSGAGLAGAVRGICGSGRATAAVRAEELAERLRKSEEQQREIPKDPTQRWLRELAAMSQQLQQVHPNVLAKILKQRTLYQNEEIVVIDKPYGLPVHGGPGIKNCIADVLPILAKMLENMKAEPLHLCHRLDKETTGVMVLARSKEAAERIRLLFKTRQVEKIYWAIVLGDPDPVEGVVEIPIVEKEVQSHQSHYKMTLAPNYRLCPEDGKVMRIRGNRHAERAVTRYRRLAAASACSLLELQPITGVKHQIRVHLAYGLGCPILGDHKYSHWSKLAPQKLPEHTLRRLKLEQSKARHLPLHLHAHRLCLPLGQPLDFVCKLPLFFQKTLRKLELDIPKD; this is encoded by the exons ATGGCGGCGGGCGGTGGGGCGGCGAGGCGCTGTTGGTGGAGCGGcgcggggctggccggggctgTACGTGGCATCTGCGGGAGCGGGCGGGCGACGGCGGCTGTGCGGGCGGAGGAACTGGCAGAGCGGCTGCGGAAGAGCGAGGAGCAACAGCGGGAG ATCCCCAAGGACCCGACGCAGCGATGGCTCCGGGAACTCGCTGCAATGAGCCAGCAGCTACAGCAGGTTCACCCCAATGTCCTGGCCAAGATCCTTAAGCAGAGAACTCTATACCAGAATGAGGAGATTGTGGTGATAGACAAACCCTATGGACTCCCTGTGCATG GCGGCCCTGGCATCAAGAACTGCATCGCTGATGTGCTGCCCATTTTGGCCAAGATGCTGGAGAACATGAAAGCTGAGCCTCTCCACCTCTGCCACCGGCTGGACAAGGAGACCACGGGTGTGATGGTGCTGGCACGGAGTAAGGAGGCAGCAGAGAGGATCCGTCTGCTCTTCAAAACCCGTCAGGTGGAGAAGATCTACTG ggcaattgTCCTGGGGGACCCGGACCCTGTTGAGGGCGTTGTGGAGATTCCCATTGTGGAAAAGGAGGTGCAGAGCCACCAGTCCCACTACAAG ATGACGCTGGCTCCCAACTACCGCCTGTGTCCGGAGGATGGGAAGGTGATGAGAATCCGCGGGAACCGGCACGCTGAGCGCGCGGTGACGCGGTACCGCCGGCTGGCCGCTGCCTCCGCCTGCTcgctgctggagctccagccCATCACCG GGGTGAAGCACCAGATCCGGGTTCACCTGGCCTATGGCTTGGGATGCCCCATCCTGGGGGATCACAAATACTCGCACTGGAGTAAACTGGCGCCCCAG AAGCTTCCTGAACACACCCTGAGGAGGCtgaagctggagcagagcaaggCTCGGCACCTGCCCCTGCACCTGCATGCCCACCGGCTCTGCCTGCCCCTGGGCCAGCCCTTAGACTTTGTCTGCAAGCTGCCCCTCTTCTTCCAAAAAACCCTGAGGAAGCTAGAGCTGGACATCCCTAAGGACTGA
- the SIAE gene encoding sialate O-acetylesterase: MAAWALLALLALAPAVAGGMLSFASYYGDHMVLQQKPSGAVVWGHGEHGAMVTLTLSGASGLIIMEKTAQVKGPSGTWTTVLDPMDRGGPYALRAEQGLENVTLQDIYFGDVWLCSGQSNMAMTVLQVANASQELAAAARYPYVRIFAAAPARAEVELEDLEQIDLPWSIPTAENLGHGNFTYFSAVCWLLGRSLYEALGSPIGLVQVAWGGTPIEAWSSRRVLQACGLPEDTGSTSPHQHLSGPQTPSVLWNAMIHPLLNMTLRGVAWYQGEANAFLNTDQYNCTFPALIADWRWAFHTGSARQTEPLLPFGFVQLSTYRHRSADDSFARLRWHQTADLGIVPNARMPSTFMAVAMDLGDEHSPYGSIHPRDKQNVAHRLLLGAMAVAYGDKGLVFQGPYPTRAILEVTRGLLNVTYSQELICRQRNAQAFEVCCPSQASPCQWLLAPVVAVGSRTVTLALSGCRTLVLGLHYAWAEWPCEYQACPLYNSQGLPAPPFLLDTLPGGNAAGGRELLLLPGSSFLLN, from the exons ATGGCGGCGTGGgcgctgctggcgctgctggccctggctccGGCGGTGGCAG GGGGAATGCTCAGCTTTGCCTCCTACTATGGTGACCACATGGTGCTGCAGCAGAAGCCGTCAGGGGCTGTGGTGTGGGGCCACGGGGAGCAtggggccatggtgaccctGACTCTCTCAGGTGCCAGTGGCCTCATCATCATGGAGAAAACAGCACAGGTTAAAG gACCTTCTGGGACTTGGACAACTGTCCTGGACCCAATGGATCGGGGCGGTCCCTATGCACTgagggctgagcagggcttggagAACGTGACACTGCAGGACATCTACTTTGGAGATGTGTGGCTTTGCAGTGGGCAGAGCAACATGGCAATGACAGTCCTGCAG GTGGCCAATGCCAGCCAGGAgctcgccgccgccgctcgctaTCCCTACGTCCGTATCTTTGCTGCAGCACCTGCCCGCGCCGAAGTGGAGCTGGAGGACCTGGAGCAGATTGATTTGCCATGGTCCATTCCAACAGCTG AAAACCTGGGCCACGGGAATTTCACCTACTTCTCGGCCGTGTGCTGGCTGTTGGGGCGCTCTCTGTATGAGGCTCTGGGGTCCCCCATCGGGCTGGTGCAGGTGGCCTGGGGGGGGACCCCCATCGAGGCCTGGTCCTCCCGCCGGGTTCTGCAGGCATGTGGGCTCCCAGAGGACACAGGGAG CACCTCTCCACATCAGCATCTCTCTGGCCCACAAACACCCTCCGTGCTCTGGAACGCCATGATCCACCCGCTGCTCAACATGACCCTGCGGGGTGTCGCTTGGTACCAGG GTGAGGCCAATGCCTTCCTGAACACAGACCAGTACAACTGCACCTTCCCTGCACTCATTGCCGACTGGCGCTGGGCATTCCACACCGGATCAGCCAGGCAGACGGAGCCACTCCTCCCCTTTGGTTTTGTGCAG CTGTCCACCTACCGCCATCGGAGTGCAGATGACAGCTTTGCCCGGCTCCGCTGGCACCAAACAGCTGACCTGGGCATTGTTCCCAATGCCAGGATGCCCAGCACTTTCATGGCTGTAGCCATGGATCTGGGTGATGAGCACTCTCCCTATGGCAG TATCCACCCCCGGGACAAGCAGAATGTGGCTCACCGACTGCTGCTGGGTGCCATGGCTGTGGCGTATGGGGACAAGGGCCTTGTGTTCCAGGGACCGTATCCCACCCGGGCAATCCTGGAGGTGACCAGGGGCCTGCTGAATGTCACCTACAGCCAGGAGCTCATCTGCCGTCAGAGGAATGCTCAGGCATTTGAG GTGTGCTGCCCCAGCCAGGCATCCCCATGCCAGTGGCTGCTGGCACCAGTGGTGGCAGTAGGGTCCCGCACGGTGACGCTGGCCCTGAGTGGCTGCAGGACGCTGGTGCTGGGCCTGCACTATGCCTGGGCTGAGTGGCCCTGTGAGTACCAGGCCTGCCCCCTCTACAACTCCCAGGGGCTGCCTGCACCCCCCTTCCTGCTGGACACCCTCCCTGGAGGAAACGCTGCTGGAGGGAGAGaactgctgctcctccctggcTCCAGTTTCCTCTTAAATTAG
- the HYLS1 gene encoding centriolar and ciliogenesis-associated protein HYLS1: MERVLRAECREQLAADLSQPSSWQRCCEVPLCFQDDPYADTSIGFDTQSAVPMDQKEARRLVMKRKVLRHRPDGSLEVSDESPSIEPDVNTNPWNLGHSRTFMDDNISEGETESSSGTLEDYVHFDDDDWFLEDRPYSQLGDFRSDTTSNRSVPGRPPTVAAYIAPQADRVKRTDPVARLNAYRQDWKRFSFPGQDSHQGVRWAMRRQMLESGLPRRAQKRLVPNTYEVPTMKKRDSLRFGVRWDLAHCHMPRRNTCS, from the coding sequence ATGGAGAGGGTGctaagagcagagtgcagggagcagctggcagcTGATCTGAGCCAGCCAAGCTCGTGGCAGAGATGCTGCGAGGTGCCTTTGTGTTTCCAGGATGATCCCTATGCTGACACGTCCATTGGCTTTGACACACAGTCAGCCGTTCCCATGGATCAGAAGGAAGCCAGGAGGTTGGTGATGAAGAGGAAGGTGCTGAGGCACAGACCCGATGGAAGCCTGGAGGTCTCCGATGAGTCACCGAGCATTGAGCCAGATGTAAACACCAATCCATGGAACCTGGGGCATTCCAGGACTTTTATGGATGACAACATCTCCGAAGGGGAaacagagagcagcagcggcACCTTGGAGGACTACGTGCActttgatgatgatgattgGTTCCTTGAGGACAGGCCCTACTCTCAACTGGGGGATTTCAGGAGCGACACTACATCCAACCGCTCCGTGCCAGGGCGGCCGCCCACGGTGGCCGCTTACATTGCTCCTCAGGCTGACAGAGTGAAGAGGACTGACCCAGTGGCCAGACTTAACGCCTACAGGCAAGACTGGAAGAGATTCAGCTTTCCCGGGCAGGATTCACATCAGGGCGTGCGCTGGGCCATGCGGAGGCAGATGCTGGAGTCGGGGCTGCCGCGCCGGGCACAGAAGCGCCTGGTCCCCAACACGTACGAGGTGCCCACGATGAAGAAGCGCGACTCCCTGCGCTTCGGCGTGCGCTGGGACCTGGCCCACTGCCACATGCCCCGTCGGAACACCTGCTCCtag
- the PANX3 gene encoding pannexin-3 produces MSLSHTAAEYMLSDALLPDPSSSRAKGLRLELPSDRLLKFVTVGLPLFLVSLAFAREFSAGSQISCFSPTNFTGKQSAYTDTACWDSLIHHGFDAEGRAITKSLWALKVFPYSLLVVAVLMYLPYLLWRYAAAPALHCDLLFIIDELDKSYNRSVRLVQHMKKVQQASAEPEQFWEEYERAREERYFEFPLLERYLTCKQHAHALVFIYILRNLLLLLFLAATCLYLVFLHLNIFFQDEFSCSIKTGLLQAEPHIPSLIPCKLVFFSVFQLISLSVGSVYVLLIPVVIYNALQLCQWDKGLLSVYEMLPAFDLLSRRMLTCPLNDLNVILLFLRANISELTSFSRLNAVSALREATANKEDIDTVIDFMTLLAGLETTKPKHQACTPEAKGSPALSNGAALEPKPGVETMGKASRDSLGSA; encoded by the exons ATGTCCCTCTCGCACACGGCTGCTGAGTACATGCTCTCTGATGCTCTGCTCCCGGATCCCAGCAGCTCCCGAGCCAAGGGCTTGCGGCTGGAGCTGCCAAGCGATCGCCTGCTGAAGTTTGTCACCGTGGGGCTGCCCCTCTTCCTCGTCTCACTGGCTTTCGCCCGGGAGTTCTCTGCTG GCTCCCAGAtcagctgcttctctcccaCCAACTTCACGGGGAAGCAGTCCGCCTACACCGACACGGCTTGCTGGGACTCCCTCATCCACCATGGCTTCGACGCTGAGGGACGTGCCATCACCAAGTCCCTCTGGGCTCTGAAG GTCTTCCCCTACTCGCTGCTGGTGGTGGCGGTGCTGATGTACCTGCCGTACCTGCTGTGGCGTTACGCTGCCGCTCCCGCCCTGCACTGCGACCTCCTCTTCATCATCGACGAGCTGGATAAATCCTACAACCGCTCCGTGCGCCTGGTGCAGCACATGAAGAAGGTCCAGCAGGCCAGTGCCGAGCCGGAGCAATTCTGGGAGGAGTACGAGAG ggcCCGCGAGGAGAGGTATTTCGAGTTCCCATTGCTGGAGCGGTACCTGACCTGCAAGCAGCACGCCCACGCACTGGTGTTCATCTACATCCTGAGgaacctgctgctgctcctgttctTGGCTGCCACCTGTCTCTACCTGGTCTTTCTCCACCTTAACATCTTCTTCCAGGATGAGTTCAGCTGCTCCATCAAAACGGGGTTGCTCCAGGCGGAGCCACACATCCCATCGCTCATCCCTTGCAAGCTGGTCTTCTTCTCTGTGTTCCAGCTCATCAGCCTCTCAGTTGGCAGTGTCTatgtcctcctcatccctgtTGTCATCTACaatgccctgcagctctgccagtggGACAAGGGGCTGCTCTCTGTCTATGAGATGCTGCCTGCCTTTGACCTGCTCAGTCGCAGGATGCTCACCTGCCCCCTCAACGACCTCAACGtcatccttctcttcctccgTGCCAACATCTCCGAGCTGACCTCCTTCAGCCGCCTCAATGCCGTCAGCGCCCTGAGGGAAGCCACTGCCAACAAGGAGGACATCGATACCGTCATCGATTTCATGAcgctgctggctgggctggagacCACCAAGCCCAAACACCAAGCTTGCACCCCCGAGGCCAAAGGCAGTCCAGCCCTCTCCAATGGTGCAGCCCTAG AACCAAAGCCTGGAGTGGAAACGATGGGAAAAGCCTCACGGGACTCACTTGGCTCTGCCTGA